A region of Spiroplasma endosymbiont of Crioceris asparagi DNA encodes the following proteins:
- a CDS encoding ABC transporter permease, translated as MKTTSLLLKNAFKSAWHTKIQIIGLSLLVAFLSALISILSATTESIVVKNNELNSQSNLRDSLINFEKTYRLNKKAYIYQSANNHETDVQDNQSLLQQYLINKLSKDSDKTVFDWSRTEAREFVGITHKNRDLKIKAVTKTKTIDQESTVDKLFVTSGRNISSNKEVVINENFAKLNNIKIGDVIRIEKDSFGNTLKVSDSNLVPDDKTLLLNDSLENGRWKTNFSGFAWLEVVGLGTSADFAAPIIDETTVMPDSQKNLIAYIDPSLFGLEKDEKTNLYLCDMTSAKLYGDEFGGETYFSIKKQDGFDYQKLQKNFATYTEVKDKEKKQLDEIYFENNNKNYKFNNRISMFNKVINSYQITASILLISTLLISLFALLIMIKKQADIVKTQMGCLKALGYRKRELVNNFAAVPIITSAIGCITGYLLSLGFEPIIVGMFSKFFTITFGVYTFSFLSLVNTLFLGFILLLAISFGCIAIVMRTPALKLLSGASTERHSIIQTAIKKPFSKAKFNTKLSVAIFASSYVRFIGAFITMLMATILLSATTIMPKILIDNEQATFSGLNYSNVFEYHAPMENNPMSFYKTYNPTYKEDGKGDDTWGFKDDKGNLKSLRKEAFSPTKTDQEVYSALPYIKDDKNAAKKIIDINKIYNELETGNINSEYYAQNISNKAVSGLIGNTSGWARMGYLNYANLSTNFLKALDKVSVSIPAITGDIAFSTLQKQWPDWVTLTNNLDNNDPNDGNDSLKRVTKTLVWFYQKYFNGVKVTLNTDSYNKKEDGSLVINQKGKEHFKNIFKKSYFNISDGEWTNIVPQISKDKKISDNIKGINLVNFDIDEYFKKHSSKEIKLLNEKLAAWIAITFDHRLSLAVLQTTYSRAPYYVQERIKEAIVNDTNFNITFNIVSYDPQKDTLGTMLNAKMGNNTFKIYGLDKNDFKNMVSFKDDQFKKLFDQKNNLIINKSFAKKMNLKIGQNINVDILKELLADQNGQKVNSDKNEFGFNDYSKYDKFLPSSALPYQSTIDENFSNSGITTNINPVKINGINTCSDNASRSTEQSDIQKAFLKSEIQTKEFKTKQTFKIVGVQDSYGKPQAWTSNETSKNILGYNKIQNDMFAKWFKIQNFQNKDFIKYLGLSQNTNDLEYYLGKDEEDKNNHIQYDKFLNRMNSEKDKSKRIIFDKINQLFLHTYPIFNYKYSQDEPIYEMIQNASVMQPYGDYSSIGLNGNFEMHEENGKQIIGDYIPGAGSKVLMIALPTKEAQKILEQITEIVNLIAIVFIFLAMIISLIIILLVTTIIIYENSKFISTMKILGYQNWYVVWQILKIYFWAVGISYIIGFATALFALKLGINYLAVNSSWVLPFKLTIYMPFVVLLILLVIYSFTFIIALKQIKKITPISALSASAS; from the coding sequence ATGAAAACTACATCGTTGTTATTAAAGAATGCTTTTAAAAGTGCATGACATACTAAAATTCAAATTATTGGTTTGTCTCTTTTAGTAGCGTTTTTATCAGCATTAATTTCTATTTTATCAGCAACTACAGAATCTATTGTTGTTAAAAACAATGAATTAAATTCACAATCAAATCTAAGAGACTCATTAATAAATTTTGAAAAAACATATCGTTTAAATAAAAAAGCATATATTTATCAAAGCGCAAATAATCATGAAACTGACGTTCAAGATAATCAATCACTTTTACAACAATACTTAATAAATAAACTCTCTAAAGATAGTGACAAAACTGTTTTTGATTGGTCAAGAACTGAAGCAAGAGAATTTGTAGGGATTACTCACAAGAATAGAGACTTAAAAATTAAAGCAGTTACAAAAACTAAAACCATTGATCAAGAAAGCACTGTTGATAAATTATTTGTAACATCAGGAAGAAACATTTCTAGCAATAAGGAAGTTGTTATTAATGAAAATTTTGCGAAATTAAACAACATCAAAATTGGTGATGTAATTAGAATTGAAAAAGATAGTTTTGGAAATACATTAAAAGTTAGTGATTCAAATTTAGTTCCCGATGACAAAACCTTATTACTTAATGATTCACTAGAAAACGGAAGATGAAAAACAAACTTTTCAGGATTTGCTTGATTAGAAGTTGTGGGTTTAGGAACATCAGCAGATTTTGCGGCGCCAATTATAGATGAGACAACAGTGATGCCTGATTCACAAAAAAATTTAATCGCTTATATAGATCCCTCATTATTTGGTTTAGAAAAAGATGAAAAAACTAATTTATATTTATGTGATATGACATCAGCAAAATTATATGGAGATGAGTTTGGGGGAGAAACATATTTTTCAATTAAAAAACAAGATGGATTTGATTATCAAAAATTACAGAAAAATTTTGCAACCTATACAGAAGTTAAAGACAAAGAAAAAAAACAACTAGATGAAATTTATTTTGAAAACAATAATAAAAATTATAAATTTAATAATAGAATTTCAATGTTTAACAAAGTGATTAATTCATATCAAATTACAGCATCAATTTTATTGATATCAACATTGTTGATTTCATTATTTGCTTTATTAATTATGATTAAAAAACAAGCCGATATTGTTAAAACACAAATGGGTTGTTTAAAAGCTTTGGGATATCGTAAAAGAGAACTTGTAAATAATTTTGCAGCAGTGCCAATAATAACTTCAGCAATTGGATGCATTACCGGATATTTATTATCACTTGGTTTTGAACCAATTATTGTAGGTATGTTTTCAAAATTCTTTACAATCACCTTTGGTGTTTATACATTTTCATTTTTATCATTAGTTAATACTTTATTTTTGGGATTTATTTTATTATTAGCAATTTCATTTGGATGTATTGCAATAGTTATGAGAACACCAGCTTTAAAATTATTATCTGGTGCTTCAACTGAACGTCATTCAATAATTCAAACTGCAATTAAAAAACCATTTAGTAAAGCTAAATTTAACACAAAACTAAGTGTGGCAATTTTTGCTTCATCATATGTTAGATTTATTGGAGCATTTATTACAATGTTAATGGCAACAATATTGTTGTCTGCAACAACAATCATGCCTAAAATATTAATTGATAATGAACAAGCAACATTTAGCGGTTTAAATTATTCAAATGTTTTTGAATACCATGCCCCTATGGAAAATAATCCTATGAGTTTTTATAAAACATATAATCCTACTTATAAAGAAGATGGTAAGGGTGACGACACTTGAGGATTTAAAGATGACAAAGGTAATTTAAAGTCATTAAGAAAAGAAGCATTTTCACCAACAAAAACAGATCAAGAAGTTTATTCAGCATTACCTTATATAAAAGATGATAAAAACGCAGCCAAAAAAATAATCGATATAAACAAAATATACAATGAATTAGAAACTGGAAATATTAATTCTGAATATTACGCTCAAAATATTTCTAATAAAGCGGTTAGTGGATTAATTGGAAATACTTCTGGTTGAGCGAGAATGGGTTATTTAAACTATGCAAATTTATCAACAAATTTTTTAAAAGCATTAGATAAAGTTTCAGTTTCAATACCTGCAATTACAGGTGATATAGCATTTTCTACTTTACAAAAACAATGACCTGATTGAGTTACATTGACAAATAATTTAGATAATAATGATCCAAATGACGGAAACGATTCACTAAAAAGAGTTACAAAAACACTAGTTTGGTTTTATCAAAAATATTTTAATGGTGTTAAAGTGACTTTAAATACAGATTCTTATAATAAAAAAGAAGACGGTAGTTTGGTAATAAATCAAAAAGGTAAAGAACATTTTAAAAATATTTTTAAAAAAAGTTATTTCAATATTAGCGATGGTGAATGAACTAATATTGTTCCTCAAATTTCAAAAGATAAAAAAATTTCTGACAACATTAAGGGAATCAATTTAGTAAATTTTGATATTGATGAGTATTTTAAAAAACACAGTTCTAAAGAAATAAAATTACTTAATGAAAAATTAGCAGCATGAATAGCAATTACTTTTGATCACAGGTTATCATTGGCTGTTTTACAAACAACATATTCAAGAGCCCCATACTATGTTCAAGAAAGAATTAAAGAAGCAATTGTAAATGATACAAACTTTAATATAACTTTTAACATTGTTTCATATGATCCGCAAAAAGATACACTTGGGACAATGTTGAATGCAAAAATGGGTAATAACACATTTAAAATTTATGGTTTAGATAAAAATGATTTTAAAAATATGGTTTCTTTCAAAGATGATCAATTTAAAAAGTTATTTGATCAAAAAAATAATTTAATAATTAATAAATCTTTTGCAAAAAAAATGAATTTAAAAATTGGTCAAAATATTAATGTTGATATATTAAAAGAATTATTAGCGGATCAAAATGGACAAAAAGTAAATTCAGATAAAAATGAATTTGGTTTTAATGATTATTCAAAATATGATAAATTTTTACCTTCATCAGCATTACCTTACCAATCAACAATAGACGAAAATTTCAGCAATAGTGGAATAACAACAAATATTAATCCCGTGAAAATAAATGGAATAAATACATGTTCTGATAATGCCTCAAGATCAACAGAACAATCTGATATTCAAAAAGCATTTTTAAAATCAGAAATTCAAACTAAAGAATTTAAAACAAAACAAACATTTAAAATAGTGGGTGTTCAAGATAGTTATGGTAAACCACAAGCTTGAACTTCTAATGAAACTTCTAAAAATATTTTAGGATATAACAAAATTCAAAATGATATGTTTGCAAAATGATTTAAAATTCAAAATTTTCAAAATAAAGATTTTATAAAATATTTAGGATTATCACAAAATACTAATGATTTAGAATATTATTTAGGTAAAGATGAAGAAGATAAAAATAATCATATCCAATATGACAAATTCTTAAACAGAATGAATAGTGAAAAAGACAAATCAAAAAGAATTATTTTTGATAAAATAAATCAGTTATTTTTACACACATATCCAATTTTTAACTACAAGTATTCTCAAGATGAACCTATTTATGAAATGATTCAAAATGCTTCAGTTATGCAACCATATGGTGATTATTCATCAATTGGTTTAAACGGTAATTTTGAAATGCATGAAGAAAATGGAAAACAAATAATAGGGGATTACATTCCTGGAGCTGGATCAAAAGTGTTGATGATAGCTTTACCAACTAAAGAAGCACAAAAAATTCTTGAACAAATTACTGAAATTGTTAACTTGATTGCAATTGTATTTATTTTTTTAGCAATGATCATTTCATTAATAATTATTCTTCTAGTAACAACGATTATTATTTATGAAAATTCAAAATTTATTTCTACTATGAAAATATTAGGATATCAAAATTGATATGTTGTATGACAAATTTTAAAAATATATTTCTGAGCAGTAGGGATTAGTTATATTATTGGATTTGCAACCGCGTTATTTGCATTGAAATTAGGTATAAATTATCTGGCAGTTAACTCTTCATGAGTATTACCATTTAAATTAACAATCTATATGCCATTTGTAGTCTTATTAATACTATTAGTTATTTATAGTTTTACATTCATTATTGCTTTAAAACAAATTAAAAAAATTACTCCAATTAGTGCACTTTCCGCAAGCGCAAGTTAA
- a CDS encoding energy-coupling factor transporter transmembrane component T, which yields MRMVFGRYIPGNSLIHKLDPRLKLFLIISLIVSLFIPIGALGLSCLGLFIICLYVISGLKWKMLSKLVFPILFIFIVLLIISTITKSNPDGGEVGKTFNVWILHISEQKIYQAVYMTLRIFFMILLTTILTGTTQPLVLTLAIEDLLKPLQWIKFPVFIFSMIISIALRMIPTLIDEAGRIMKAQASRGVDFKNGKLRDKVKTLVSLIIPLLVSSFQKAEDLAYAMDSRGYDPGAKRTRYRQFKFSIRDLILFLIGMTVVVLLFVYAYNTQWQELQIPRVDTLLGKLSYKKPL from the coding sequence ATGAGAATGGTTTTTGGGAGATATATCCCTGGTAATTCACTAATTCACAAACTAGATCCAAGATTAAAATTATTTTTAATAATATCTTTAATTGTGTCACTTTTTATTCCAATTGGTGCTTTGGGTTTATCATGTTTGGGATTATTTATAATTTGTTTATATGTTATTAGTGGTTTAAAATGAAAAATGCTATCTAAACTAGTTTTTCCAATTTTATTCATATTTATTGTTTTATTAATTATTAGTACAATCACTAAATCTAATCCTGATGGCGGTGAGGTTGGTAAAACATTCAATGTTTGAATATTACATATTTCTGAACAAAAAATATATCAAGCAGTTTATATGACTTTGAGAATATTCTTTATGATTTTATTAACTACAATTCTTACAGGAACAACTCAACCCCTAGTTCTAACACTAGCAATTGAAGATTTATTAAAACCTTTGCAATGAATTAAATTTCCAGTTTTTATTTTTTCTATGATTATTTCAATTGCATTAAGAATGATTCCAACCCTAATTGATGAAGCTGGAAGAATCATGAAGGCCCAAGCCTCAAGAGGTGTTGACTTTAAAAATGGTAAATTGAGAGATAAAGTAAAAACATTAGTTTCTTTAATTATTCCATTGTTAGTTTCTTCATTTCAAAAAGCTGAAGATTTAGCTTATGCAATGGATTCAAGAGGGTACGACCCAGGAGCTAAAAGAACAAGATATCGTCAATTTAAATTTAGTATTCGTGATCTAATATTATTTTTAATTGGAATGACTGTTGTGGTCTTGTTATTTGTTTATGCTTATAATACTCAATGACAAGAACTTCAAATTCCTAGAGTTGATACATTATTGGGTAAATTAAGTTACAAAAAACCATTATAG
- a CDS encoding energy-coupling factor transporter ATPase, translated as MSNKLTKEEVNIKKAYLKELEDFRKADKIPAKKRVKEVKAWYASVEKTKLNKSLYKTKLNDAKQPLFHYDGDISLENVSYTYNPNSPFEFKALDETSVTFKKGIITAVIGTTGSGKSTLIQLTNGLIITDTGRTKVGDYQIPAGTKKISEIKKLRKEVGLVFQFPEYQLFEETIEKDISFGPINLGDNKQLSIQKVPELLEIVGLPKEYLKRSPFGLSGGQKRRVAIAGIIAMDGGTLVLDEPTGGLDPKGEEDFMSLFKRLNVENGKRIIIVTHNMDHVLQIADEVVVMEKGKVALIGKPNEIFKNEELLERLSIEPPKLYQLAYKLAKKGINILDKEFKTVKELVEEVKKVLKK; from the coding sequence ATGTCAAATAAATTAACAAAAGAAGAAGTAAATATTAAAAAGGCTTATTTAAAAGAACTTGAAGATTTTAGGAAAGCCGATAAAATTCCTGCTAAAAAAAGAGTTAAAGAAGTTAAGGCTTGATATGCTAGCGTTGAAAAAACAAAGTTAAATAAATCACTTTATAAAACAAAACTAAACGATGCCAAACAACCATTATTTCATTATGATGGTGATATATCTTTAGAAAATGTATCTTATACTTATAATCCTAATTCACCATTTGAATTTAAAGCATTGGATGAAACTAGTGTAACTTTTAAAAAAGGAATTATTACTGCTGTTATTGGAACTACTGGTAGTGGTAAATCAACTTTGATTCAATTAACTAATGGTTTAATTATTACTGATACTGGAAGAACAAAAGTTGGTGATTATCAAATTCCTGCGGGAACTAAAAAAATTAGTGAAATTAAAAAGTTAAGAAAAGAAGTAGGATTAGTTTTCCAATTTCCCGAATACCAATTATTTGAAGAAACAATTGAAAAAGATATTTCTTTTGGACCAATTAATTTAGGGGACAACAAACAATTATCAATTCAAAAAGTTCCAGAACTATTAGAAATTGTTGGATTACCTAAAGAATATTTAAAAAGAAGTCCATTTGGATTATCTGGTGGTCAAAAACGTCGTGTTGCAATTGCTGGTATTATTGCAATGGATGGTGGAACACTTGTTCTTGATGAACCTACTGGAGGATTAGATCCAAAAGGTGAAGAAGACTTTATGAGTTTGTTTAAAAGATTAAATGTTGAAAATGGGAAAAGAATTATTATTGTTACTCACAACATGGATCATGTTTTACAAATTGCTGATGAAGTTGTAGTAATGGAAAAAGGTAAAGTTGCTTTAATTGGAAAACCAAATGAAATATTCAAAAATGAAGAGTTATTAGAACGTCTTTCAATTGAACCACCAAAGTTATATCAATTGGCTTATAAATTAGCAAAAAAAGGTATCAATATTCTTGATAAGGAATTTAAAACAGTAAAAGAACTTGTTGAAGAAGTTAAAAAAGTTTTAAAAAAATAA
- the truA gene encoding tRNA pseudouridine(38-40) synthase TruA, producing the protein MKSFLLLTIEYDGYDFCGWAKQNKQKTIQGELEAAIFVVLKTKDFKTLGASKTDSEVHAEDQKVYLELPFKPQLISLKNSVNKALPISIKIKDIKEISPDFKVRHCKEKIYNYIFYKKEPGIFQNRYGVYINNFNFQKFWEALKIFEGEHNFLNFAKISRSNLGKIKTIRTINQISFKETENEFICEFFAKGFIRYQIRMIVGAAIAYAQELITIEQIKAVLLLEEPKLKYIAPGKGLILKKIFY; encoded by the coding sequence ATGAAGAGTTTTTTACTGTTAACAATTGAATATGATGGATATGATTTTTGTGGATGAGCAAAACAAAATAAACAAAAAACAATTCAAGGAGAATTGGAAGCAGCAATTTTTGTTGTTTTAAAAACAAAAGATTTTAAAACACTAGGCGCTTCCAAAACAGATAGTGAAGTTCATGCAGAAGATCAAAAAGTATATTTAGAATTGCCATTTAAGCCACAATTAATATCTTTAAAAAATTCTGTTAATAAAGCTTTACCAATTTCTATTAAAATTAAAGACATTAAAGAAATTTCCCCAGATTTCAAAGTAAGACATTGTAAAGAAAAAATTTATAATTATATTTTTTATAAAAAAGAACCAGGTATTTTTCAAAACCGTTATGGTGTGTATATTAATAATTTTAATTTTCAAAAATTTTGAGAAGCACTTAAAATTTTTGAAGGTGAACATAATTTTTTAAATTTTGCTAAAATAAGTAGAAGCAATCTTGGCAAAATAAAAACAATTAGAACAATCAATCAAATTAGTTTTAAAGAAACTGAAAATGAATTTATTTGTGAATTTTTTGCCAAGGGTTTTATAAGATATCAAATAAGAATGATAGTTGGTGCAGCGATTGCTTATGCCCAAGAGTTAATTACAATTGAACAAATTAAAGCAGTGTTATTATTAGAAGAACCTAAATTAAAATACATTGCCCCAGGAAAAGGATTAATATTAAAAAAAATATTTTATTAA
- a CDS encoding energy-coupling factor transporter ATPase, whose amino-acid sequence MAEEKIILNETDLNNFKILLNERNNKLYSRARRWTKTKAKFSKREATKDEVKLAEEKYKEAKVDFKAACDISQFEKFYNQEKQEFSKINKTDVNYDKLYANLVFAKNLLDGAKLAIKDKGKTAVLSKINNIALKCSNLSFSYRSDLPLVLKDVNFEINHGEYVAVIGHNGSGKSTLSKLIIGVIRPNDGEIYVFGNIVTSGSLPFIRKFLGIVFQNPDNQFIGSTVKDDIAFGLENRRVDPQLMPDIIYKSAQRVGMEEFLDHEPLMLSGGQKQRVAIASTLALSPDIIIFDEASSMLDPKGKKEVKEIMKDLRRSNEKTIISITHDMDEILNADKVIVMNGGELVRFGTPSEVLRDKEFIKSISLDVPFVTKVIDEFNKQGVNISHTTDIDEVVEELCQIN is encoded by the coding sequence ATGGCTGAAGAAAAAATAATTTTAAATGAAACTGATTTAAATAATTTTAAAATTTTGTTAAATGAAAGAAATAACAAACTATATAGTAGAGCAAGAAGATGAACTAAAACAAAAGCGAAATTTTCCAAAAGGGAAGCTACAAAAGATGAAGTTAAATTAGCAGAGGAAAAATATAAAGAAGCTAAAGTTGATTTCAAAGCAGCATGCGATATTTCTCAATTTGAAAAATTTTATAATCAAGAAAAACAAGAATTTAGCAAAATTAATAAGACAGATGTAAATTATGATAAATTATATGCAAATTTAGTATTTGCTAAAAATTTATTAGATGGTGCTAAATTAGCAATTAAAGATAAAGGTAAAACAGCAGTTTTATCTAAAATAAACAACATTGCTTTAAAATGTTCTAATTTATCTTTTAGTTATAGAAGTGATTTACCTTTAGTTTTAAAAGATGTTAACTTTGAAATTAATCATGGGGAATATGTTGCTGTGATTGGTCATAATGGGAGCGGTAAATCAACACTATCAAAATTAATTATTGGTGTTATTAGACCAAATGATGGAGAAATTTATGTTTTTGGAAATATTGTTACTTCTGGAAGTTTACCATTCATTAGAAAATTTTTAGGAATTGTATTTCAAAATCCGGATAATCAATTCATTGGTTCAACAGTTAAAGATGATATTGCTTTTGGTTTGGAAAATAGAAGAGTTGATCCACAATTAATGCCAGATATAATTTATAAGTCTGCTCAAAGAGTTGGTATGGAAGAGTTTCTAGATCATGAACCATTAATGTTGAGTGGTGGTCAAAAACAAAGAGTTGCTATTGCTTCAACCTTGGCGTTGTCACCAGATATTATTATTTTTGACGAAGCATCAAGTATGCTTGATCCTAAAGGAAAAAAAGAAGTTAAAGAAATAATGAAAGATCTAAGAAGATCAAATGAAAAAACAATTATTTCAATTACTCATGATATGGATGAAATTTTAAATGCTGACAAAGTTATTGTTATGAATGGTGGAGAATTGGTGCGTTTTGGTACACCAAGTGAAGTTTTAAGAGATAAAGAATTTATTAAATCAATTAGTCTTGATGTTCCTTTCGTAACAAAGGTTATTGATGAGTTTAATAAACAAGGAGTTAATATTAGTCACACAACTGATATAGATGAAGTGGTAGAAGAATTATGTCAAATAAATTAA
- the rplQ gene encoding 50S ribosomal protein L17: MSYMQKQGQNTAWRVALMRNLTTELIVKERIELTETRAKELRRHFDKMVTLAKKGDLHSRRQAAAWLRDIDASEKETALQKLFDKIAKKYKDRNGGYTRILKLDNRKGDNAPICIIELV, translated from the coding sequence ATGTCATACATGCAAAAACAAGGCCAAAATACAGCCTGAAGAGTCGCTTTAATGCGTAACTTAACAACTGAATTAATTGTTAAAGAAAGAATTGAATTAACTGAAACAAGGGCTAAAGAATTAAGAAGACATTTTGATAAAATGGTTACACTTGCTAAAAAAGGTGATTTACACTCAAGAAGACAAGCAGCAGCTTGATTAAGAGATATTGATGCTTCTGAAAAAGAAACTGCTCTACAAAAACTATTTGATAAAATTGCAAAAAAATATAAAGATAGAAATGGTGGATATACCAGAATATTAAAACTTGATAATAGAAAAGGTGACAACGCACCAATTTGTATTATTGAATTAGTTTAA